A stretch of Myceligenerans xiligouense DNA encodes these proteins:
- a CDS encoding enoyl-CoA hydratase-related protein: MTDKTLLLSNDRGVLTITVNRPNALNALNKEVLTELRALLEDPLPLNGSDLRGVILTGAGERAFVAGADIREMSVMTPDEGEAFGALGQRVTRLFEELPVPVIACVSGYALGGGCELAMASDFIYATSSAVFGQPEVSLGLIPGFGGCARLHHLVGPGWAKELIYTGRKIDAIEARRIGLVNRVFDTREEMLDSAAATLAEIATRSPVAVALCKSAIGDSVGRATTDALAIEKAAFRKTFMTGDMREGTAAFLAKRPPSFPGH, translated from the coding sequence ATGACCGACAAGACCTTGCTGCTGTCGAACGACCGCGGCGTCCTCACCATCACCGTGAACCGGCCGAACGCGCTGAACGCGCTGAACAAGGAGGTGCTCACCGAGTTGCGCGCCTTGCTGGAAGATCCGCTCCCACTGAACGGCAGCGACCTCCGCGGCGTCATCCTGACCGGAGCCGGTGAGCGCGCGTTCGTCGCGGGAGCCGACATCCGCGAGATGTCCGTGATGACCCCGGACGAGGGCGAGGCATTCGGCGCGCTCGGCCAGAGGGTCACCCGACTGTTCGAAGAGTTGCCCGTCCCGGTGATCGCCTGTGTGTCCGGCTATGCGCTCGGCGGGGGCTGCGAACTGGCCATGGCCTCTGACTTCATCTACGCCACCAGTTCAGCGGTGTTCGGCCAGCCCGAGGTGTCGCTCGGCCTGATCCCGGGATTCGGAGGCTGCGCGCGGTTGCACCACCTGGTCGGCCCCGGCTGGGCCAAGGAGCTGATCTACACAGGGCGGAAGATCGATGCCATCGAAGCGCGGCGGATCGGGCTGGTCAACCGGGTATTCGACACCCGGGAAGAAATGCTCGACTCCGCCGCCGCGACACTCGCCGAGATCGCCACCCGCTCACCGGTCGCGGTCGCGTTGTGCAAGTCAGCCATCGGCGACTCGGTCGGTCGAGCCACTACCGACGCGCTCGCCATCGAGAAAGCGGCCTTCCGGAAGACGTTCATGACCGGCGATATGCGCGAAGGCACCGCTGCGTTCCTGGCCAAGCGGCCACCGTCGTTCCCAGGACACTGA
- a CDS encoding amino acid adenylation domain-containing protein codes for MPHRIDRSTLIGLASADQELFQRFGTGPSARPPFLLLHRAFEATARLRPEAVAVTHAGESLTYRELDRRANLLAETLVRLGVGPGDRVGLFVKRSIPMVVGILGVLKAGAAYVPQDARITSSAHLAHIVATADIGVVLTLSESLAALPALPGRMVLAVDKLSGERAEPPAVACTPEHPAVVIFTSGTTGTPNGVAVTHANLCNVVTHGPGALGVRPGMKVSQLLNIAFDMAAWEIFVALCRGAELVIRGNSIMQAVRSVDVVIATPSVLASLDPALCRNVAVVAVAGERCPRPLADVWSSFTRFHNACGPTEVTIVNTIASPHRRGEEPTIGSPLPNTTVYVLDEHLRPCPIGEVGELWAGGACVSQGYLGNAELTAQRYLPDPFLGGENRMFRTRDLGRWTSDGQLEHHGRTDEQVKVRGFRVELDAVTSALEHTPGCERATTVLHDGELVGFVTPAGVDVVAAGYVVAGRLPYYCVPVTVHAVAELPTTHRGKVDKRTLVAGLTAEEAMV; via the coding sequence ATGCCCCATCGCATCGACCGGTCCACACTGATTGGCCTGGCTTCAGCCGACCAAGAGCTGTTCCAACGCTTCGGGACGGGGCCGTCGGCACGACCGCCGTTCCTCCTGTTGCACCGGGCGTTCGAAGCCACGGCAAGGCTTCGGCCGGAGGCAGTCGCGGTGACGCACGCCGGCGAGTCGCTGACCTACCGCGAGCTCGACCGACGGGCGAACCTGCTCGCCGAAACGCTCGTGCGGCTCGGTGTCGGCCCGGGTGACCGCGTCGGCCTGTTCGTGAAGCGCTCGATCCCGATGGTCGTCGGCATCCTCGGGGTGTTGAAGGCGGGGGCCGCCTACGTGCCGCAGGATGCGCGGATCACGTCGAGTGCACACCTGGCGCATATCGTTGCGACCGCTGACATCGGTGTCGTGCTGACCCTGTCCGAGTCCCTCGCTGCCCTCCCCGCGCTGCCCGGTCGGATGGTGCTCGCGGTGGACAAGCTCTCCGGGGAGCGGGCGGAGCCGCCTGCGGTCGCGTGCACGCCGGAGCACCCGGCGGTGGTGATCTTCACCTCGGGCACCACGGGCACACCGAACGGAGTCGCTGTCACGCACGCGAATCTGTGCAATGTGGTCACACACGGGCCGGGAGCGCTCGGCGTCCGGCCGGGCATGAAGGTGTCGCAGCTGCTCAATATCGCCTTCGACATGGCGGCGTGGGAGATCTTCGTGGCGCTCTGCCGTGGCGCGGAACTGGTGATCAGGGGCAACTCGATCATGCAGGCAGTGCGTTCGGTGGACGTGGTGATCGCGACACCGAGTGTGCTGGCGAGCCTGGATCCGGCCCTGTGCCGCAACGTCGCCGTGGTGGCGGTGGCCGGGGAGCGCTGCCCGCGCCCGCTCGCGGACGTCTGGTCGTCGTTCACCCGGTTCCACAACGCGTGCGGACCCACCGAGGTCACCATCGTGAACACGATCGCCTCGCCGCACCGGCGCGGCGAGGAGCCCACTATCGGTTCGCCGCTGCCCAACACCACCGTCTATGTGCTTGATGAGCACCTTCGGCCGTGCCCGATCGGCGAGGTCGGCGAGCTGTGGGCGGGCGGGGCCTGCGTCAGCCAGGGCTACCTGGGCAATGCGGAGCTGACCGCGCAACGCTACCTTCCCGACCCGTTCCTTGGCGGCGAGAACCGCATGTTCCGCACCCGCGACCTCGGCCGCTGGACGTCCGATGGCCAGCTCGAGCACCACGGACGTACTGACGAGCAGGTGAAGGTTCGTGGCTTCCGGGTAGAACTGGACGCGGTCACCTCTGCACTGGAACACACGCCCGGATGCGAGCGGGCGACGACCGTGCTGCATGACGGCGAACTGGTCGGCTTCGTCACCCCGGCGGGAGTGGACGTGGTCGCGGCCGGCTATGTGGTCGCAGGCCGCCTGCCCTACTACTGCGTGCCGGTCACCGTCCACGCTGTCGCCGAGCTGCCGACCACGCACCGCGGCAAGGTCGACAAGCGGACCCTGGTCGCCGGACTGACCGCCGAGGAGGCAATGGTATGA
- a CDS encoding dihydrofolate reductase family protein produces the protein MRKLLYGMNMTLDGYIAAPGGDIGWSEPSDELFQWWLEQDRATGLLLYGRKLWETMSSYWPTGEQQPGATPARNEFARNWRDTPKVVFSSTIDTVGWNARLVAGDPVAEITRLKGEDGGPMNVGGATLAGTAMRAGLIDEYTVVTHPVLVGGGTPFFTALDARVNLNLVETRTFPGGVVLNRYETRR, from the coding sequence ATGCGGAAACTGCTCTACGGCATGAACATGACCCTGGACGGCTACATCGCCGCGCCCGGCGGCGACATCGGCTGGAGCGAGCCGAGCGACGAGCTGTTCCAGTGGTGGCTGGAACAGGATCGGGCGACCGGGCTGCTGCTGTACGGGCGCAAGCTGTGGGAGACCATGAGTTCCTACTGGCCGACCGGCGAGCAGCAGCCGGGCGCCACCCCGGCACGGAACGAGTTCGCGCGGAACTGGCGGGACACGCCGAAGGTGGTGTTCTCGTCGACGATCGACACGGTCGGCTGGAACGCTCGCCTGGTCGCCGGTGACCCGGTCGCGGAGATCACCCGGCTCAAGGGCGAGGACGGTGGGCCGATGAACGTCGGTGGCGCGACGCTCGCCGGGACGGCCATGAGGGCCGGGCTGATCGACGAGTACACGGTCGTCACCCATCCGGTCCTGGTGGGCGGCGGCACACCGTTCTTCACCGCGCTGGACGCCCGGGTGAACCTGAACCTGGTGGAGACGCGGACGTTTCCCGGCGGGGTGGTCCTGAACAGGTACGAGACGAGGCGCTGA
- a CDS encoding acyltransferase family protein, with the protein MSTTPTRIPRESLTGTRLHGLDALRAGALLLGIVLHSILPFMPGMPWLVVDSQQSHAASVTAYVIHLFRMPLFMMLAGYFARMSLHRRGTRSFAADRLRRVALPLVVFWPAALGSLIALVLIGVVVGVTPAEPPGDGGGSGGLLQVLDDPAHLWFLWVLLEIYLIVLAVRAMARRFLGPDRATAVAERAGAALAGPAGVLLAAVPFAVTMVLQIAATSDDASGVVLDAGIANPTSFVPEPVGLIAYTGAFAVGWAFHARPDALAQVGRRRWPYLTVGVVTAAGGFLLTDPALNPPALLAAAVFAVAAWCLIYALLGLAMRFLSDERPAVRYLADASYWMYIAHLPLLVALEIPLADLGWPIAVKLLLTWAVSGVLLILSYHLLVRSTWIGRMLNGRKHPFTWTPLRRHPAPPSDTASAQGDPGETGSATRETGAHR; encoded by the coding sequence ATGTCAACGACACCGACCAGAATCCCGCGGGAGTCCCTCACTGGTACCCGGCTGCACGGACTCGACGCGCTGCGCGCGGGCGCCCTGCTGCTCGGCATCGTCCTGCACTCGATCCTGCCGTTCATGCCCGGGATGCCGTGGCTGGTCGTCGATTCCCAGCAGAGCCACGCCGCGAGCGTGACCGCCTACGTGATCCACCTGTTCCGTATGCCGCTGTTCATGATGCTGGCTGGCTACTTCGCCCGGATGTCACTGCACCGGCGCGGCACCCGCTCGTTCGCGGCCGACCGGCTGCGCCGGGTCGCCCTGCCCCTCGTCGTGTTCTGGCCGGCCGCGCTCGGCTCGCTGATCGCGCTGGTGCTGATCGGTGTCGTGGTGGGCGTGACGCCCGCGGAGCCGCCGGGGGACGGCGGAGGATCCGGTGGCCTGCTCCAGGTTCTCGACGATCCCGCACACCTGTGGTTCCTCTGGGTCCTGCTGGAGATCTACCTGATCGTCCTCGCCGTGCGGGCGATGGCCCGCCGGTTCCTGGGGCCGGACCGTGCCACGGCCGTCGCGGAGCGGGCCGGTGCGGCACTCGCCGGGCCCGCCGGGGTCCTGCTGGCGGCCGTCCCGTTCGCGGTGACCATGGTGCTGCAGATCGCGGCGACGAGCGACGACGCCTCCGGGGTCGTCCTCGACGCCGGCATCGCCAACCCGACGTCGTTCGTCCCCGAACCGGTGGGGCTGATCGCCTACACGGGGGCGTTCGCCGTCGGCTGGGCGTTCCACGCCCGCCCGGACGCGCTCGCGCAAGTCGGGCGACGGCGGTGGCCCTACCTCACGGTCGGGGTCGTCACGGCGGCGGGCGGGTTCCTGCTGACCGACCCGGCCCTGAACCCGCCGGCACTCCTGGCCGCCGCGGTGTTCGCCGTCGCCGCGTGGTGCCTGATCTACGCGCTGCTCGGGCTGGCGATGCGGTTCCTGTCCGACGAGCGCCCGGCGGTGCGTTACCTGGCCGACGCCTCGTACTGGATGTACATCGCCCACCTGCCCCTCCTGGTGGCGCTGGAGATCCCGCTGGCGGACCTCGGGTGGCCGATCGCCGTCAAGCTGCTGCTCACCTGGGCGGTCTCCGGGGTGCTGCTGATCCTCAGCTACCACCTGCTGGTGCGATCCACGTGGATCGGCCGGATGCTCAACGGCCGCAAGCACCCGTTCACCTGGACACCGCTGCGCCGACACCCCGCTCCGCCGTCCGACACCGCATCAGCCCAGGGAGATCCCGGTGAAACCGGGAGCGCTACCCGTGAGACCGGAGCGCACCGATGA
- a CDS encoding CPBP family intramembrane glutamic endopeptidase, with product MTIPVAGRSAGPTRTAGPARTAGLFFVGALICLVVPPLAAGVFAPDGLPTVLLAVAGVELVSAGALIAWWLRRHGLTRRSLGLTSERWKRDTLLAVATVPPRLVLEFGVLLPATGGAANPEVQEILRMASGGPAALAAALVLGIVGGGIAEELYFRGFLLGSIPQRSARPRVALWVAAVVSVVLFGLLHLPANALNALSITVAGLVYTGLFLATRRLTAPIVAHSLWNTVAIGAVLVSYG from the coding sequence GTGACCATTCCCGTAGCCGGCCGCTCCGCCGGACCCACCCGTACTGCCGGACCCGCCCGTACCGCCGGACTGTTCTTCGTCGGCGCGCTGATCTGCCTCGTCGTTCCGCCGCTCGCCGCGGGCGTCTTCGCACCCGACGGTCTGCCGACGGTGCTGCTCGCGGTCGCCGGGGTCGAACTGGTGTCGGCCGGCGCCCTCATCGCCTGGTGGTTGCGCCGCCACGGGCTGACGCGGCGCAGTCTCGGCCTGACGTCGGAGCGCTGGAAGCGGGACACGCTGCTCGCGGTGGCCACCGTTCCCCCGCGCCTGGTGCTGGAGTTCGGGGTACTGCTGCCGGCGACCGGCGGAGCGGCCAACCCGGAGGTGCAGGAGATCCTGCGGATGGCTTCCGGTGGACCGGCCGCCCTGGCTGCCGCCCTCGTGCTGGGGATCGTCGGTGGCGGCATCGCCGAGGAACTGTACTTCCGCGGATTCCTGCTCGGATCGATCCCGCAGCGCTCCGCCCGGCCCCGGGTGGCGTTGTGGGTGGCGGCGGTCGTCTCGGTGGTGCTGTTCGGGCTGCTGCACCTGCCGGCCAACGCGCTGAACGCGCTGTCCATCACCGTGGCCGGCCTCGTCTACACCGGACTGTTCCTGGCAACCCGCCGGCTGACGGCACCCATCGTGGCCCACTCGCTGTGGAACACCGTAGCGATCGGTGCGGTCCTCGTCAGCTACGGCTGA
- a CDS encoding DUF2975 domain-containing protein, whose amino-acid sequence MQHDIEQGHRLRAAPAGQWVFEAATAAAVALGVLLAAGSALGALVADNLVLPVTVDPTADLGSQAAAGRFEIEPQGAAVLMVTEPTAGDRLWIFGPALLLAVVVAAAGGLLWRVVRSLRTADPFRPRNARRVGAAAAALLLGGSLAAGLQAAGQLILVRAARHAWQMDQALGLQAVIDPPAAILLLGLGLVAAAEFLRRGAAMRADLDGLV is encoded by the coding sequence GTGCAGCATGACATCGAACAGGGGCATCGTCTCCGCGCCGCTCCGGCGGGCCAATGGGTCTTCGAGGCGGCCACGGCGGCCGCCGTGGCGCTCGGCGTCCTGCTGGCCGCCGGATCGGCGCTCGGTGCGCTGGTCGCCGACAACCTGGTCCTGCCGGTCACCGTGGATCCCACGGCCGACCTCGGATCGCAGGCCGCGGCCGGCCGCTTCGAGATCGAGCCCCAGGGCGCCGCCGTCCTGATGGTGACCGAGCCGACCGCCGGCGACCGGCTCTGGATCTTCGGCCCGGCGTTGCTCCTCGCCGTCGTCGTCGCCGCTGCCGGAGGATTGCTGTGGCGGGTGGTGCGGTCGCTGCGCACCGCAGACCCGTTCCGCCCGCGCAACGCCCGCCGCGTCGGCGCGGCGGCCGCCGCGCTCCTGCTCGGCGGATCGCTGGCAGCCGGACTCCAGGCCGCCGGTCAGCTCATACTCGTCAGGGCCGCCCGGCACGCCTGGCAGATGGACCAGGCGCTCGGCCTGCAGGCCGTCATCGACCCCCCGGCGGCCATCCTGCTGCTCGGCCTCGGTCTCGTCGCGGCGGCCGAGTTCCTGCGCCGGGGTGCGGCGATGCGCGCTGACCTCGACGGACTGGTGTGA
- a CDS encoding helix-turn-helix domain-containing protein encodes MAPAGDEQPSDHRVVCHLDQLLAERQMTLTELARRVGVTVVNLSVLKNDRARAVRFSTLTAICDVLECQPGDVFSVRPTDSPGPPDPSRDAAG; translated from the coding sequence ATGGCTCCGGCCGGCGACGAGCAGCCCTCCGACCACCGGGTGGTCTGCCACCTCGACCAACTGCTCGCCGAGCGCCAGATGACTCTCACCGAACTCGCCAGACGCGTCGGGGTCACCGTGGTCAACCTGTCGGTGCTGAAGAACGACCGGGCCAGAGCCGTCCGGTTCTCCACCCTGACCGCAATCTGCGACGTCCTCGAATGCCAGCCGGGTGACGTGTTCAGCGTGCGCCCCACCGATTCGCCCGGACCGCCCGATCCTTCACGCGACGCGGCCGGCTAG
- a CDS encoding SDR family NAD(P)-dependent oxidoreductase has translation MRRVVVTGGGTGMGLATATRFAADGDEVLIVGRRKEVLEKAASAAPEKITPFVADLTRSDDVARLAGTFAEDPVDVLVNCAGGLVKQSGGGELADAVEQYRRTLDANLVSAMALTEALWPSLRRPGARIVSISSIAAQRGGGGAYSAAKAGLHGWSMGIARKGGPDQITANVVAPGYVQDTEFFGEAGRSGRHDALVGETLVGRAGRPEDIAGTVHFLCSDDASWITGQVISVNGGAYLS, from the coding sequence ATGCGCAGAGTTGTGGTCACCGGCGGCGGCACGGGCATGGGGCTCGCGACGGCCACGAGGTTCGCGGCCGACGGCGACGAGGTGCTGATCGTCGGCCGGCGCAAGGAGGTCCTGGAGAAGGCCGCGAGCGCCGCACCCGAGAAGATCACGCCGTTCGTCGCCGACCTCACCCGGTCCGACGACGTCGCGCGCCTGGCGGGGACCTTCGCCGAGGATCCGGTCGACGTCCTGGTGAACTGTGCCGGAGGGCTCGTCAAGCAGTCCGGCGGCGGCGAGCTCGCCGACGCGGTGGAGCAGTACCGGAGGACGCTCGACGCGAACCTCGTCTCCGCGATGGCGCTGACGGAGGCGCTCTGGCCGAGCCTGCGTCGCCCCGGCGCCCGGATCGTCTCGATCAGCTCGATCGCCGCCCAGCGCGGCGGAGGCGGCGCCTACTCGGCGGCGAAGGCCGGCCTGCACGGATGGTCGATGGGCATCGCACGCAAGGGTGGTCCCGACCAGATCACGGCGAACGTCGTCGCGCCCGGGTACGTCCAGGACACCGAGTTCTTCGGCGAGGCCGGCCGGTCCGGCCGGCACGACGCCCTGGTCGGCGAGACGCTCGTGGGACGAGCGGGCCGGCCCGAGGACATTGCCGGGACCGTGCACTTCCTCTGCTCGGACGACGCGTCGTGGATCACCGGGCAGGTCATCTCGGTCAACGGCGGCGCCTACCTGTCCTGA
- a CDS encoding 3-deoxy-7-phosphoheptulonate synthase: MSSVLLTTEPVHDVPTTTSEGTGADGDPESGRRAQTLGPLPTPRDILTALPLGPHRRTLVANSRRAVRDVLRGEDDRLLVVVGPCSVHDPAAALEYARRLAAVAEELADELVVVMRVYFEKPRTTLGWKGLINDPHLDGSHDVPHGLRLAREVLLGVLDAGVPAACEFLEPTSPQYLADAVTWGAIGARNAESQVHRQLVSGLPMPVGFKNATDGDVQVAVDGCVTAASRHTFFGADDTGRTVLVQTTGNPDCQVILRGGRSGPNYGEQDVAAALSVVRAPGAGRSTRAGVVVDASHGNSRKDHVRQAGVVREIAARLADGEPGITGLMMESFLVAGAQMPGGLETLTYGKSVTDACMDWETTEDLLRTLATAIRDRRG, encoded by the coding sequence ATGAGTAGCGTTCTGCTGACCACCGAACCGGTCCACGACGTCCCGACCACCACGAGCGAGGGCACCGGGGCGGACGGCGACCCGGAGTCCGGGCGGCGCGCCCAGACGCTCGGCCCCCTCCCCACGCCGCGCGACATCCTGACCGCGCTCCCCCTCGGACCTCACCGCCGCACCCTGGTCGCGAACTCGCGACGCGCGGTGCGTGACGTGCTCCGGGGCGAGGACGACCGGCTGCTGGTCGTGGTCGGGCCGTGCAGCGTGCACGACCCGGCCGCGGCCCTGGAGTACGCCCGACGCCTGGCGGCGGTGGCCGAGGAACTGGCCGACGAGCTCGTGGTCGTCATGCGCGTCTACTTCGAGAAGCCGCGCACGACCCTCGGCTGGAAGGGTTTGATCAACGACCCGCACCTGGACGGTTCCCACGACGTGCCCCACGGTCTGCGCCTGGCACGCGAGGTGCTGCTCGGCGTCCTGGACGCCGGGGTGCCGGCAGCGTGCGAGTTCCTGGAGCCCACCAGCCCCCAGTACCTCGCGGATGCGGTGACCTGGGGAGCGATCGGCGCCCGGAACGCGGAGTCGCAGGTGCACCGTCAGCTCGTCTCCGGGCTGCCGATGCCCGTCGGGTTCAAGAACGCGACGGACGGCGACGTGCAGGTCGCCGTCGACGGGTGTGTCACGGCGGCGAGCCGGCACACGTTCTTCGGTGCCGACGACACCGGCCGGACGGTCCTCGTGCAGACCACCGGCAACCCGGACTGCCAGGTGATCCTGCGCGGCGGACGTTCCGGCCCGAACTACGGCGAGCAGGACGTCGCCGCGGCGCTGTCCGTGGTCCGTGCCCCCGGTGCGGGCCGGAGCACGAGGGCGGGCGTGGTGGTGGACGCGAGCCACGGGAACTCGCGCAAGGATCACGTCCGGCAGGCCGGCGTCGTGCGGGAGATCGCCGCCCGCCTCGCCGACGGCGAGCCGGGTATCACCGGGCTGATGATGGAGTCCTTCCTGGTCGCGGGCGCGCAGATGCCGGGAGGACTGGAGACGCTCACCTATGGTAAATCCGTCACCGACGCGTGCATGGACTGGGAAACCACGGAGGACCTGCTCCGTACGCTGGCCACGGCGATCCGTGATCGCCGTGGCTGA
- a CDS encoding MBL fold metallo-hydrolase, which translates to MLVETALAEAFGTKAYVVSGAHQNDCVIVDPGIRAAAGIDRIVRDNGLNPTAVLLTHGHLDHTHDAPRVCDTYGVPAYIHDADLPFLADPFSGLGSFAPQFEAAVGPGWEWTLPHTVRHLRDGDRLDLAGVPIRVDHAPGHTPGSVLFTLEETDEHQPCLVGDVVYAGTIGTTLMPGGDRLTTLRSIRDRILTRPDETVLLTAHKQDTTVGREREANPFFRQAVDLPPEPWERIDPQETDAPGAPTNPTAHPRTTRGTGATHE; encoded by the coding sequence GTGCTCGTTGAGACCGCGCTCGCCGAGGCGTTCGGGACCAAGGCGTACGTCGTCAGCGGTGCGCACCAGAACGACTGCGTGATCGTGGACCCCGGGATCCGGGCGGCGGCGGGGATCGACCGGATCGTCCGGGACAACGGCCTGAACCCGACGGCGGTGCTGCTCACCCACGGACATCTGGACCACACCCACGACGCCCCGCGCGTCTGCGACACCTACGGCGTTCCCGCCTACATCCACGACGCCGACCTGCCGTTCCTGGCCGACCCCTTCTCCGGCCTGGGCTCGTTCGCCCCGCAGTTCGAGGCCGCCGTCGGGCCGGGCTGGGAGTGGACCCTGCCGCACACGGTCAGGCACCTGCGGGACGGCGACCGGCTCGATCTCGCCGGTGTCCCGATCCGCGTGGACCACGCCCCCGGGCACACGCCCGGATCGGTGCTGTTCACGCTGGAGGAGACGGACGAGCACCAGCCCTGCCTCGTCGGTGACGTGGTCTACGCCGGCACGATCGGCACCACGCTCATGCCGGGCGGGGACCGGCTCACGACTCTCCGGTCGATCAGGGACCGGATCCTCACCCGCCCCGACGAGACCGTCCTGCTGACCGCGCACAAGCAGGACACGACCGTCGGCCGGGAACGGGAGGCGAACCCCTTCTTCCGGCAAGCCGTCGACCTCCCCCCGGAGCCCTGGGAACGCATCGATCCGCAGGAGACCGACGCCCCCGGCGCACCGACGAACCCGACCGCTCACCCGCGAACGACCCGAGGAACTGGGGCCACCCATGAGTAG
- a CDS encoding ATP-grasp domain-containing protein, with protein MTTTDRNATPATRDVPQKPRAFVLAGAFRVVCRNPRFVTALAERGLAVLVMTPSGTRDQVTAALQTGEPVFEQITEVRYVAGSLDRESSFNASALALAAEWRERFTIVGTYAMEETLVEPAGLIGDQLALPSPGLRASRVCRSKYLQRYYLAEHSPWSLTLPPEERDRADLATLPYPVVAKPAGRHASSGVLSCRDQEELASALSSYPAHETVLVEQQVQGPEYSVESLVQNGRPVLSSVTAKRTTEASGRGFVELAHTVPAPEAEIGGRDVAATLREADAEVLRALGQQNGITHSEWRVTASGEPYLMEIASRTPGDGITLLYGLAFGAQLESEIVRVALGETAAYPEATRFARQVYLEHPAGVLEDVVVDWPGTEPAWVRGSDAWPVLRPGAAEDPPALRGVLVLQEKGSRLGPLRSSDDRAVTFFIDAGSVAELDELERRVTDAVRIVVTDDEDAARAR; from the coding sequence ATGACGACGACTGACCGGAACGCGACGCCGGCCACCCGGGACGTGCCGCAGAAGCCGCGGGCCTTCGTGCTCGCCGGGGCGTTCCGCGTGGTGTGCCGGAACCCCCGGTTCGTCACCGCTCTCGCGGAACGCGGCCTCGCGGTGCTCGTGATGACGCCGTCGGGCACCCGGGACCAGGTCACCGCCGCGCTGCAAACCGGCGAACCGGTGTTCGAGCAGATCACGGAGGTGCGGTACGTCGCCGGGAGCCTCGATCGCGAGTCGTCGTTCAACGCCTCCGCGCTCGCCCTCGCGGCCGAGTGGCGGGAACGCTTCACGATCGTGGGGACGTACGCGATGGAGGAGACCCTGGTCGAGCCCGCGGGCCTGATCGGGGACCAGCTCGCGCTGCCCTCACCCGGCCTGCGGGCGAGCCGGGTGTGCCGCAGCAAGTACCTGCAGCGCTACTACCTCGCCGAACACAGCCCCTGGTCGCTCACGCTTCCTCCCGAGGAACGCGACCGGGCCGACCTCGCCACGCTCCCCTACCCGGTCGTGGCGAAGCCGGCGGGCCGGCACGCCAGTTCCGGCGTACTGAGCTGCCGGGACCAGGAGGAGCTCGCGTCGGCGCTCAGCTCCTACCCGGCGCACGAGACGGTGCTCGTCGAGCAGCAGGTCCAGGGCCCCGAGTACTCGGTCGAGTCGCTGGTCCAGAACGGCAGGCCCGTCCTGTCGTCGGTGACCGCGAAACGCACCACGGAGGCCTCGGGGCGAGGATTCGTCGAGCTCGCCCACACGGTCCCGGCGCCGGAGGCCGAGATCGGCGGCCGCGACGTGGCCGCCACCCTCCGCGAGGCGGACGCGGAGGTCCTCAGGGCCCTGGGACAGCAGAACGGCATCACGCACTCCGAGTGGCGGGTCACCGCATCCGGAGAGCCGTACCTGATGGAGATCGCCTCACGCACTCCGGGTGACGGCATCACCCTGCTCTACGGACTCGCGTTCGGTGCGCAGCTCGAGTCCGAGATCGTCCGCGTGGCGCTCGGTGAGACCGCCGCCTACCCGGAGGCGACGCGGTTCGCGCGCCAGGTCTACCTCGAGCACCCCGCCGGTGTGCTGGAGGACGTCGTGGTCGACTGGCCCGGGACCGAGCCCGCGTGGGTCCGGGGGTCGGACGCCTGGCCCGTCCTGCGTCCCGGAGCGGCGGAGGACCCGCCGGCACTGCGTGGTGTGCTGGTGCTCCAGGAGAAGGGCAGCCGGCTCGGGCCCCTGAGGTCCTCCGACGACCGCGCCGTGACGTTCTTCATCGACGCCGGCTCGGTCGCGGAGCTCGACGAGCTCGAGCGCCGGGTCACCGACGCGGTGCGGATCGTCGTGACCGACGACGAGGACGCGGCCCGTGCTCGTTGA